One window of Cryobacterium arcticum genomic DNA carries:
- a CDS encoding DUF948 domain-containing protein encodes MTGGDIAGLIAAGVFAVLVAFLAIPLIKLGRVFDETTHAIRDLSQNVTPLLEETTSTIAQTNHQLATIDTITTNVAEVTGNVSALIALVAATVGGPLIKIAGFSAGVTAAFRAARPRRTRK; translated from the coding sequence ATGACTGGTGGAGATATTGCCGGGCTGATTGCCGCCGGCGTGTTCGCCGTCCTGGTGGCGTTCCTCGCCATCCCGCTGATCAAGCTGGGCCGGGTGTTCGACGAGACCACCCACGCCATCCGAGATCTCAGCCAGAACGTCACTCCGCTGCTCGAGGAGACCACGAGCACGATCGCGCAGACCAACCACCAGTTGGCCACGATCGACACCATCACCACCAACGTGGCCGAGGTGACGGGCAATGTCTCCGCCCTCATCGCCCTCGTGGCCGCCACCGTGGGTGGTCCGCTCATCAAGATCGCCGGTTTCTCGGCGGGTGTGACCGCGGCCTTCCGCGCAGCCCGTCCCAGGCGCACCCGGAAGTAG
- the rpsD gene encoding 30S ribosomal protein S4, translating into MSTKSRTRSKTRLSRALGIALTPKAAKYLEKRPYAPGEHGRTKRKTDSDYAVRLREKQRLRAQYGIREAQLKIAFEEARRRQGLTGENLVEILETRLDALLVRSAIARTTAQARQMVVHRHILVDGQLVDRPSFRVKPGQLIHVKARSEGTEPFQVAAAGGHVDLLPKLPPYLEVELDKLQARLVRAPKRIEIPVTCEVQLVVEYYAAR; encoded by the coding sequence GTGTCTACCAAGTCACGTACCCGCAGTAAGACCCGCCTCTCGCGGGCCCTGGGCATCGCCCTGACCCCGAAGGCCGCCAAGTACCTCGAGAAGCGTCCCTACGCTCCGGGCGAGCACGGCCGCACCAAGCGCAAGACCGACTCGGACTACGCCGTGCGCCTCCGCGAAAAGCAGCGCTTACGCGCCCAGTACGGCATCCGCGAAGCCCAGCTCAAGATCGCCTTCGAAGAAGCGCGTCGCCGCCAGGGCCTGACCGGTGAGAACCTGGTCGAGATCCTCGAGACCCGTCTCGACGCCCTCCTCGTGCGTTCGGCCATCGCCCGCACCACCGCCCAGGCCCGTCAGATGGTTGTGCACCGTCACATCCTGGTCGACGGCCAGCTGGTCGACCGCCCCTCCTTCCGCGTGAAGCCGGGTCAGCTCATCCACGTCAAGGCGCGCAGCGAGGGCACCGAGCCCTTCCAGGTTGCCGCGGCCGGCGGTCACGTCGACCTGCTGCCCAAGCTCCCGCCGTACCTCGAGGTCGAACTCGACAAGCTGCAGGCCCGCCTCGTGCGCGCCCCGAAGCGCATCGAGATCCCCGTGACCTGTGAAGTCCAGCTCGTCGTGGAGTACTACGCAGCACGCTAG
- a CDS encoding replication-associated recombination protein A, with product MSSVQPGLRTGATPLAVRMRPKSLAEVAGQRHLLTPGSPLVSLANDKTGEQGSVSVILWGPPGTGKTTLAQTIAHSSGRRFVELSAVSAGVRDVRQVMEDARTSRDLYGLSTVLFLDEIHRFSKAQQDALLPGVENGIIILVAATTENPSFSVISPLLSRSLLLTLETLSDDDLGIVVDRAVTDPRGLADRFVLDPEARGAIIRLASGDARRALTALEAASVSAATTETVDGDKPVITTEIVSLAVDRALLRYDRNGDEHYDVISAFIKSVRGSDVDASLHYLARMIEAGEDPRFICRRIIVLASEDIGMADPQSLVIAIAAADAVQYIGMPEGRIPLAQAVVHLACAPKSNAAYTALDAAIADVRAGNTGRVPKHLRDAHYPGAKRLGHGKGYRYPHDDALGVLAQDYLPTELRRTQYYQPTEHGNERDVSARLAKLRRIIHGE from the coding sequence ATGTCTTCCGTTCAACCTGGCCTGCGCACGGGCGCGACGCCGCTTGCCGTTCGGATGCGCCCGAAGAGCCTGGCCGAGGTCGCGGGGCAACGCCACCTGCTCACCCCGGGGTCGCCCCTGGTGAGCCTCGCCAACGACAAGACGGGGGAGCAGGGGTCGGTGTCGGTCATCCTCTGGGGCCCACCGGGAACCGGCAAGACCACGCTGGCCCAGACCATCGCACACAGCTCAGGCCGCCGGTTCGTCGAGCTGTCCGCTGTGTCAGCGGGTGTGCGCGATGTGCGCCAGGTGATGGAGGATGCCCGCACCAGCCGGGACCTGTACGGCCTGTCCACGGTGCTGTTCCTGGATGAGATCCACCGCTTCAGCAAGGCCCAGCAGGACGCCCTTCTGCCCGGCGTGGAGAACGGCATCATCATCCTCGTCGCGGCGACCACCGAGAACCCGTCGTTCTCGGTGATCTCACCGTTGCTGTCGCGGTCCCTCCTGCTGACGCTGGAGACCCTGAGCGACGACGACCTCGGCATCGTGGTGGACCGTGCCGTCACCGACCCCCGGGGACTCGCCGACAGGTTCGTGCTCGACCCGGAGGCCCGCGGCGCGATCATCCGCCTGGCCTCCGGCGACGCCCGGCGGGCACTGACCGCCCTGGAGGCGGCCTCGGTCTCGGCCGCGACGACCGAGACGGTAGACGGCGACAAGCCCGTCATCACCACCGAGATCGTCTCCCTCGCGGTGGACCGGGCTCTGCTGCGCTACGACCGGAACGGCGACGAGCACTACGACGTGATCAGCGCCTTCATCAAGTCCGTGCGCGGATCGGACGTCGACGCCTCCCTGCACTACCTCGCCCGCATGATCGAGGCCGGCGAGGACCCGAGGTTCATCTGCCGGCGCATCATCGTGCTCGCCTCGGAGGACATCGGCATGGCCGACCCGCAGTCGCTCGTGATCGCGATCGCGGCCGCCGACGCCGTGCAGTACATCGGCATGCCCGAGGGACGCATCCCGCTGGCCCAGGCCGTGGTGCACCTGGCCTGCGCCCCCAAGTCCAATGCCGCCTACACGGCCCTCGACGCGGCCATCGCCGACGTGCGGGCCGGCAACACCGGCCGGGTGCCCAAGCACCTGCGGGACGCCCACTACCCGGGCGCCAAACGGCTCGGCCACGGCAAGGGCTACAGGTACCCGCACGACGACGCGCTCGGCGTGCTCGCGCAGGACTACCTGCCCACCGAATTACGGCGTACGCAGTACTACCAGCCCACCGAACACGGCAACGAGCGGGATGTGTCGGCCCGGCTGGCCAAACTGCGCCGGATCATCCACGGCGAGTAG
- a CDS encoding peptidylprolyl isomerase produces the protein MAPSSKQDREAREARGRVRAYQARQTVHTLQGKRRVRDNVLAGSILVVVLAVLVGAQLFYFGGGPGTPEPSASSTAEPTPTASATPGANSGDVPSSDLAEGRTWTGTLTLNGIPLGVELDGALAPQAVSSTISLANSGFYDGLSCHRLTTGDGFSVLQCGDPNGDGTGGPGYTYGPVENAPADNVYPAGTIAMARSTDGYSMGSQFFIVYGDTTIPANEAGGYSVIGTVTSGLDQVVSQIAGAGVADGSTDGAPVVPTTITSFTVQ, from the coding sequence GTGGCACCGAGCAGTAAACAGGATCGCGAAGCCCGCGAAGCACGTGGCCGCGTTCGCGCGTATCAGGCCAGGCAGACCGTGCACACGCTGCAGGGCAAGCGCCGGGTGCGCGACAACGTCCTGGCCGGAAGCATCCTGGTCGTCGTGCTGGCCGTGCTCGTGGGCGCCCAGCTGTTCTACTTCGGCGGAGGGCCAGGCACTCCGGAGCCCTCGGCCTCGTCCACGGCAGAGCCCACCCCCACCGCCTCGGCGACTCCGGGCGCCAACTCCGGCGACGTCCCCTCCAGCGACCTGGCCGAGGGACGCACCTGGACCGGCACCCTCACGCTCAACGGCATCCCCCTCGGGGTCGAGCTGGACGGTGCGCTGGCCCCGCAGGCGGTGTCCTCCACCATCAGCCTGGCGAACTCCGGCTTCTATGACGGGCTCAGCTGCCACCGGCTCACCACGGGTGACGGCTTCTCCGTGCTGCAGTGCGGCGACCCGAACGGCGACGGCACGGGCGGCCCCGGCTACACCTACGGTCCCGTCGAGAACGCTCCCGCCGACAACGTCTACCCGGCCGGCACTATTGCGATGGCCAGGTCCACTGACGGCTACAGCATGGGCAGCCAGTTCTTCATCGTCTACGGCGACACGACGATTCCGGCCAATGAAGCCGGCGGCTACTCGGTCATCGGCACGGTCACCAGTGGCCTCGACCAGGTCGTCAGCCAGATCGCCGGCGCCGGCGTGGCCGACGGGTCGACCGATGGTGCTCCAGTGGTGCCCACCACGATCACCTCGTTCACGGTGCAGTAA
- a CDS encoding DUF349 domain-containing protein has translation MTTTDQQPWGRVDETGTVYVREADGERAVGQYPDATPEEALAYFERKYVELNGQVTLLEQRAKGGAPAADIAKSVANLSKSVATANAVGNLAALAERLGALGGTVSELTEQQGVEAKAAGAAALAERAAIVEEAERLAAEDPAKTQWKQTSAALDALFAKWQAHQHDAPRIPKGEANELWKRFRAARTTIEQNRKAFFAELDSAHKDVRNRKQQLIEKAEALAPQGADGIPAYRNLLEDWKAAGRSGKKQDDAMWAKFKAAGDVLYSVKSEIDAADNEEFSANLVVKLELLTEAETLLTETDRVKARELLSSIQRRWDAAGKVPRDQVKPVEERMRKVEAAVRKLDDDHWKRNNPETKARAEGLAGQLHDAIAKLEAELAAAQETKDARKIKDATEALETRKAWLKAIGQ, from the coding sequence TTGACTACGACAGATCAGCAACCATGGGGTCGCGTAGACGAAACCGGCACGGTTTACGTGCGCGAAGCCGACGGCGAGCGTGCCGTCGGGCAGTACCCCGACGCGACGCCGGAAGAGGCGCTCGCCTACTTCGAGCGCAAGTATGTGGAGTTGAACGGGCAGGTCACCCTGCTCGAACAGCGTGCGAAGGGCGGCGCCCCCGCCGCGGACATCGCCAAGTCGGTGGCGAACCTGTCGAAGTCGGTCGCCACGGCCAACGCCGTCGGCAACCTCGCGGCCCTCGCCGAGCGCCTCGGCGCCCTCGGCGGAACCGTCAGTGAGCTCACCGAACAGCAGGGCGTGGAGGCCAAGGCCGCCGGTGCCGCAGCGCTGGCCGAGCGGGCCGCCATCGTCGAGGAGGCCGAACGCCTCGCCGCCGAGGACCCCGCCAAGACCCAGTGGAAGCAGACCAGCGCCGCCCTCGACGCTCTCTTCGCCAAGTGGCAGGCACACCAGCACGATGCTCCGCGGATCCCCAAGGGCGAGGCCAATGAGCTGTGGAAGCGGTTCCGTGCCGCGCGCACGACCATCGAGCAGAACCGCAAGGCTTTCTTCGCCGAGCTGGACAGTGCCCACAAGGACGTCCGCAACCGCAAGCAGCAGCTCATCGAGAAGGCTGAGGCCCTTGCTCCTCAGGGCGCAGACGGCATTCCCGCCTACCGCAACCTGCTCGAGGACTGGAAGGCCGCCGGTCGCTCCGGCAAGAAGCAGGACGACGCCATGTGGGCGAAGTTCAAGGCAGCCGGAGACGTGCTCTACTCCGTGAAGAGCGAGATCGACGCCGCCGACAACGAGGAGTTCTCCGCGAACCTGGTCGTCAAGCTCGAACTGCTCACCGAGGCGGAGACCCTCCTCACCGAGACGGACCGGGTCAAGGCCCGCGAGCTGCTCAGCTCCATCCAGCGTCGTTGGGACGCAGCCGGCAAGGTCCCCCGCGACCAGGTCAAGCCCGTCGAAGAGCGCATGCGCAAGGTCGAAGCCGCCGTGCGCAAGCTCGACGACGACCACTGGAAGCGCAACAACCCCGAGACCAAGGCCCGCGCCGAGGGCCTGGCCGGTCAGCTGCACGACGCGATCGCCAAGCTCGAGGCCGAACTGGCCGCCGCACAGGAGACCAAGGACGCCCGCAAGATCAAGGACGCCACCGAGGCGCTCGAGACCCGCAAGGCGTGGCTGAAGGCCATCGGCCAGTAG